A stretch of the Panicum virgatum strain AP13 chromosome 9N, P.virgatum_v5, whole genome shotgun sequence genome encodes the following:
- the LOC120691737 gene encoding probable methyltransferase PMT2 — protein sequence MARNLTENRTRNTLIIVVVFGLCSFFYLLGAWQRSGSGGGDKIQNWVNEQTKCAQLPNLNFETHHRVSDLPNNTGSSKIEPFEACDEQYTDYTPCEEQKRAMTFPRDNMIYRERHCPPDKEKLYCLIPAPKGYVAPFRWPKSRDFVPYANVPHKSLTVEKAIQNWVHYEGNVFRFPGGGTQFPQGADTYIDQLASVIPVAEGKVRTALDTGCGVASLGAYLLKKNVLTMSFAPRDNHEAQVQFALERGVPAYIGVLGSIKLPFPSRVFDMAHCSRCLIPWGGNDGMYMMEVDRVLRPGGYWVLSGPPIGWKIHYKGWQRTKEDLQNEQRKIEQFAELLCWKKISEKDGIAIWRKRLNDKSCSMKQDKPKIGKCKLANDNDVWYKKMEVCITPLPEVNSVSEIAGGQLEPFPKRLKTVPPRITLGSVPGFSVQSYEEDNKLWQKHVEAYKKINNLLDTGRYRNIMDMNAGLGSFAAALESPKLWVMNVIPTVANTSTLGVIYERGLIGIYHDWCEGFSTYPRTYDLIHSNTIFSLYQNKCKFEDILLEMDRILRPEGAVIIRDKVDALVKVEKIANAMRWKTRLADHESGPHVPEKILFAVKRDWVVANKSS from the exons ATGGCTCGAAACTTGACTGAGAACAGGACCAGAAACACACTAATCATAGTTGTGGTCTTTGGCCTCTGTTCCTTCTTTTATCTCTTGGGCGCTTGGCAGCGAAGTGGTTCCGGAGGAGGAGACAAAATACAGAACTGGGTGAATGAACAGACTAAATGTGCGCAACTCCCGAATCTGAATTTTGAGACCCATCATAGAGTGTCCGACCTTCCGAACAATACTGGTAGTTCCAAAATTGAACCTTTCGAGGCATGTGATGAGCAGTACACTGATTACACTCCTTGCGAGGAGCAAAAGCGTGCAATGACCTTCCCTAGAGACAACATGATCTATCGGGAAAGGCATTGTCCACCGGATAAGGAGAAGCTTTACTGTCTGATTCCAGCGCCGAAGGGTTATGTTGCTCCTTTCCGATGGCCAAAGAGCCGTGATTTTGTTCCTTATGCCAATGTGCCTCACAAGAGCCTTACGGTTGAAAAGGCTATCCAAAACTGGGTGCACTATGAGGGAAATGTGTTCAGGTTTCCTGGTGGTGGAACACAGTTTCCTCAGGGTGCGGATACATATATAGATCAGCTTGCTTCTGTCATCCCAGTAGCTGAAGGAAAAGTGAGAACTGCTCTAGACACTGGTTGTGGG GTTGCCAGTCTGGGTGCTTACCTGTTGAAGAAAAATGTTTTGACCATGTCATTTGCGCCAAGGGATAATCATGAGGCACAAGTACAGTTTGCACTGGAGAGAGGTGTCCCTGCATATATTGGTGTCCTTGGATCAATAAAGCTGCCATTCCCTTCTCGTGTCTTTGACATGGCTCATTGCTCAAGATGTTTAATTCCATGGGGTGGAAATG ATGGTATGTACATGATGGAAGTTGACAGAGTATTAAGGCCCGGCGGATATTGGGTGCTGTCAGGCCCGCCCATTGGCTGGAAGATTCACTATAAGGGGTGGCAAAGAACAAAGGAAGATCTTCAGAATGAGCAGAGAAAAATAGAACAATTTGCAGAACTTCTTTGTTGGAAGAAGATATCTGAGAAGGATGGTATTGCCATATGGAGAAAGAGATTAAATGACAAGTCTTGCTCGATGAAGCAAGATAAACCCAAAATTGGCAAATGTAAGTTGGCGAACGACAATGATGTATG GTATAAGAAAATGGAAGTTTGTATAACCCCCCTTCCTGAGGTTAATAGTGTATCAGAGATTGCTGGTGGTCAATTAGAGCCTTTTCCCAAGAGACTCAAAACAGTACCTCCTCGTATAACCCTTGGTTCTGTGCCTGGTTTCTCGGTTCAGTCATATGAAGAGGATAATAAACTTTGGCAGAAACATGTTGAGGCTTACAAGAAAATTAATAACTTGCTTGATACTGGAAGATATCGCAATATAATGGACATGAATGCAGGTCTTGGTAGCTTTGCTGCTGCACTTGAATCCCCAAAGTTGTGGGTCATGAATGTCATTCCAACAGTTGCAAATACTTCCACTTTAGGTGTAATCTACGAGCGTGGATTAATAGGAATATATCATGACTG GTGTGAAGGATTTTCTACTTACCCAAGGACATATGACCTCATACATTCTAATACCATCTTCAGTTTGTACCAAAACAA GTGTAAATTTGAAGATATACTCCTGGAAATGGACCGAATCTTACGCCCTGAAGGTGCAGTTATAATACGCGATAAGGTCGATGCTCTTGTGAAAGTAGAGAAAATAGCCAATGCTATGAGGTGGAAAACAAGATTGGCTGACCATGAGAGTGGCCCTCATGTGCCTGAGAAGATACTCTTTGCAGTTAAGCGGGACTGGGTGGTCGCAAACAAGAGCAGTTAA
- the LOC120690595 gene encoding protein GAMETE CELL DEFECTIVE 1, mitochondrial-like: MHSLRRALRLPALSTYAAAAVSSSSSSCLRRLSSHRRAPPPRSAATGDDEWNDAWETAWLPGDSPASSPAPAAPWESPASASASAVPAISAEVDPDTKAFVADMDERWAERRAASRRGQPQRVSRVAEGGEGGAAAKKKAQADEYRTRKQRVHAALWVKEIEKMEEARLGGGGGGADDIDRLLDSCSDIFDSGNADFGDSKIPSTTEIKTKPDGWETTSRGQDGNIWDISQREEDILLQEFERRIAFSKQQIASFIKTHIFSRRRPIDGWKYMIEEIGPNARKGKGSVQRLPSVTDPATQPYREDTPAIASSSSFRGNRPQ, from the exons ATGCACTCCCTTCGGCGCGCCCTTCGCCTCCCCGCCCTCTCcacctacgccgccgccgcggtctcctcctcgtcgtcatcctgcctccgccgcctctcctcccaccgccgcgcgccgccgccccgttccGCTGCCACCGGCGACGACGAGTGGAACGACGCGTGGGAGACCGCATGGCTCCCGGGCGACTCCCCCGCCTCCTCCccagcgcccgccgcgccgtggGAGTCACCcgcctcggcgtcggcgtccgccGTCCCGGCCATCTCCGCCGAGGTGGACCCGGACACTAAGGCCTTCGTGGCGGACATGGACGAGCGCTGGGCCGAACGCCGCGCCGCGTCGAGGCGGGGCCAGCCGCAGCGCGTCTCTCGCGTGGCGGAAggcggggagggcggcgccgcggcgaagaagaaggcgcaGGCGGACGAGTACAGGACCAGGAAGCAGCGCGTGCACGCCGCGCTGTGGGTGAAGGAGATCGAGAAGATGGAGGAGGCGCgcctcggtggcggaggaggcggcgctgaCGACATCGACCGGCTCCTCGACTCGTGTTCTGA TATCTTTGATTCTGGCAATGCTGATTTTGGCGATTCCAAGATCCCGAGCACTACTGAGATCAAAACCAAGCCTGATGGTTGGGAAACTACCTCAAGAGGTCAGGATGGCAATATATGGGATATCTCACAGCGAGAAGAGGACATTCTTCTCCAGGAATTCGAAAGGAGAATCGCTTTCAGTAAACAGCAG ATTGCTAGCTTCATCAAAACCCACATTTTCAGTCGGAGGCGTCCTATTGACGGATGGAAATACATGATTGAAGAGATTGGCCCAAACGCGAGAAAAGGAAAGGGGAGTGTGCAAAGGCTACCAAGTGTGACCGATCCTGCAACCCAGCCATACAGGGAAGACACTCCTGCAATTGCATCAAGTTCCTCGTTCAGAGGAAATCGGCCACAATGA
- the LOC120690596 gene encoding protein IRON-RELATED TRANSCRIPTION FACTOR 3-like, with the protein MVPSERGSVATAVSTAAADKLVHGPITGKKCKKAAPRKVHKAEREKLKRDHLNDLFIELGNMLEADRQNNGKACILTDTTRILRDLLVQVESLRKEHSNLQNETHYVAIERNELQDENGVLRKEISELQDELRMRTSGNPAGWGHGTAGSNPSVPNPASAVFSSQQAMQPPTVASTIFPMQQPLAPSAVIEQSYATPPPLELKLFPGAASVDVCETSEDQEAPNHVARPQARYPTQSASWPVTLFSGLPRMEDEQCSSSTTSSSKEASTGRD; encoded by the exons ATGGTTCCATCAGAGAGGGGGAGCGTCGCCACCGCCGTCAGCACGGCGGCCGCCGACAAGCTGGTCCATGG GCCTATCACTGGCAAGAAGTGCAAGAAGGCGGCCCCAAGGAAGGTTCATAAGGCTGAGAGGGAGAAGCTTAAACGCGACCACCTAAATGATCTCTTCATTGAGCTGGGTAATATGCTAG AAGCAGATAGGCAGAACAATGGGAAGGCATGCATACTCACTGATACAACTCGGATACTAAGAGATCTGCTTGTTCAAGTAGAATCTCTTCGCAAGGAACATAGCAATCTACAGAACGAAACTCATTAT GTTGCAATAGAGAGAAATGAGCTGCAGGATGAGAACGGTGTCCTCCGCAAAGAAATTTCAGAGCTTCAAGATGAGTTGAGAATGCGGACTTCCGGCAATCCAGCAGGTTGGGGGCATGGCACTGCTGGATCGAACCCCTCTGTTCCAAACCCTGCAAGTGCAGTATTCTCATCCCAGCAGGCTATGCAACCACCCACCGTTGCAAGCACTATATTCCCTATGCAGCAGCCACTGGCACCATCAGCAGTGATCGAGCAGTCATATGCCACACCGCCACCACTGGAACTGAAGCTCTTCCCAGGAGCTGCATCTGTCGATGTTTGCGAGACATCAGAAGACCAGGAGGCTCCCAACCATGTGGCACGACCACAGGCAAGGTACCCGACACAATCGGCCTCATGGCCAGTAACCTTGTTCTCTGGCCTTCCAAGAATGGAAGATGAGCAATGCAGTAGCAGCAcaaccagcagcagcaaggAGGCAAGCACAGGTAGAGATTGA